The DNA region aggttgggaATGATCCTTTAAGATAGAGTCCAACCGttccctcagcactgccaaggccaccgctgaccgtgtccccaagtgccacatccacgtggcttttaaacccctccagggatggggactccaccgCTGCCCTGGGCAATTTCTTCTTCCCATGAAGAAATTTATCCAATATCCCACCTGaccttcccctggcacagcttgaggccattccctctcaTCCTGCCCCTTGCTCCCCCCTGGAtgccccctcctgtcagggaatCCTGTGGAGCtagaaggtcccccctgagcctccttttctccggGCTTGGAGAACATTTTGTGTCACATCTGCTTTGCTTGGCGTGGTAAATAAAGAAACTGTCCTCATTTGGTGGCAGGAAGGTTGTCACTCACTTTTCTGGGCTCTCAGAGGGTGGGCAGAGGGGTGGTGGGTTTGCACCCAGCATTTGCTCACTGGGCATGGAACATGGCAGAAAAAAaggagcagggggaaaaaagcaactTGTAACTTGTGTGGCTAGAGGGGGAGGTGTAGTTCTGAGCAGTGAGACcaattttaaaaaggcagaTTTCAGAGAGACTCAGACTTCCTTGtactccttccctctccctgcaccCCTGCAGATGCAGTATGTGTTCATATACCAAGCACTTCTGGAGCACTATCTCTACGGTGACACGGAGCTGGAGGTGACCTCCTtagagatccacctgcagaaGATCTACAACAAAGTGCCAGGGACCAGCAGCAACGGGCTGGAGGAGGAGTTCAAGGTGAGCGTGGCTGTTGTCCTGGAGGATCTGCTGGGATGGTGCAGGGATCACCTGGCACTGGGTGGCTCTGAAACTCCCCTCTGCTTTGCTCCTTGCCCTGCAGAAGCTCACTTCAATCAAAATCCAGAATGACAAGATGAGGACGGGCAATTTGCCAGCCAACATGAAGAAGAACAGGGTGCTTCAGATAATTCCATGTAAGGCTCGTTTGGCTGAGTGTCTGGTGGGTGTGGGGACAGGAATTGGGCTGGAGAAATGGGACAGACAGGGACCTTGTGATGTTCAAGGAAAAGGGCAAAGTCCTGCCCCTGGGGAGGGACAAGCCCAGGCACCAGTCTGGACTGGGATCACCCAGCTGGGTGGAAAAGCAGCTTGGCAGGAAAGGACTTGGGGGTCCTGACAGACTTCAGCCTGAACTGAGCCAGCAAAGTGCCCTTGTGACAAAAGGGACAGCGGTGGCCTGGGCTGTGTGAGACAAAACACTTCCAGCAGGTCCAGGGAggggatcctgcccctctgctcagcactgctgaggccacacctggagcactgggtccagctctgcctccccaGGACAAGAGGGACATGGACAGACTGGGGAGAGCCCAGTGAGggggctggagcatctctgctcccaggaagggctgggagagctgggactgctcagcctggagaggagaaggctccgGGGGCCTCATCCCTGTCCATCAACACCTGCAGGGAGGGTGCAGAGAgaacagagccaggctcttggCAGTGGTGgccagggacaggacaaggggccACGGGCACACACTGACCACAGGAGGGTCCCTCTGGACATCAGGGAACACGTTTTGGCTGTGGGGGTCACCAGGtgctggcacaggttgcccaagGAGGCTGTGGAGTCCCCGTGCCTGAAGACACTCAGACTTTCTCTGGACACAGATGGCAGCCAGCCCTGTATGAGCCTCTCTGCTGGTTTCTGCTCTGCCTCGAGGGGAAGGGAGTCCCAGTGCTGAGCAGGTCCCTTTCCTgaagagctcagcatccccttcCTCTGCCCCAAACCAGGGCATGGCAGAGGGTGGAGCTGACTGTCCTTGTCCCAGCCAGGTGCACTGTGCTCCCCTTCCCTTGTCTCTGTCTCCCTCTTGGGGCTTGGTGACTCCTCAGCTAAAGGTCATGCAGGTTATCCCAAATCTCAGGTGATTTTGTTCTGTTCCAGATGAGTTCAACCGAGTAATCATTCCAGTGAAGAGAGGGGAAGAGAACACAGACTATGTAAACGCTTCCTTCATTGATGTGAGTCTTCCCCCATCTCCTTTCCATCTTCTCCCCGTGGAAACCACCTCATGCTGCTTCCTTTGGGAAGAATTTATCCCAAACACTGCTTTTAGGGGTTTTGTACAGCTGCCTCCACGTGACTTTGCTTTGTGTCACCGGGTGGTGCTGGTTTCTTTCTCCAAGAAACCCCCAGGTATATCCAGCTCCTTGTGAGCAGAGCCTCCAAATCCTGGGCTCACTTCTGCccctctgggctctgctgaTGGCTGTGGAGAAAGGATCCACATACCCATGGAAATAACACAGCACTGGCCATTTGGTCAGAAAACATCCACCAGATTAGATCAGGGAGCAATACACAATCCCAAAACCTTGGAGAGGAGCCAGGTCAATCCCATTACACCTGtctgggtggcagcaggaggagaggcagggagGTTAAGTGCTGTCCTCACTCCGAGGAGGAGATAAGTGATTGCACATCCTTCTCTCCTGAGCAATCCTGTTGACTCCAGGGAGACATCTCGGATGAGTATTGATCTCCATGCAGTGATGCCAGTGCTGGCCAAGTCACAAACCCtgttcttttccagcccaaTTCCTGCTTTGGTCTCCTAATGacacagggtttgtttttttttttttttttccccgaaaAAAGGCAATCACTGGGTTTGCCCACTAAAATCAGTTTATTCCAAGTTCTAACATCCCTAATTAATTGCTCCCTGAAATCTCCTTTGCTGAgtccctgctgtggctgcaggagcagccaggggcAGCTGCCTTGTTGTGCATCCAGATCAGAAAGCTTCCGTGGCACGTAAGCAATCTGGGCTGAGGATTCAATTTCCTGCCTCTGCTGAACTTTGCTTAAATGACAAACTCCAAATGACGAAGCATCTGCAGTCACAgtctgcagggagggcacaggggaGTCGGAGGGGTTTGGAAACAAAAACTCTTTGTGGCTGTGGAAGAGCCAGAGTCATCCAGCCTTCCTGCTGGTTTTCACAGGTCatagaatggtctgggttggaagggaccttaaagatcatctagtgcCATTTAGTTTTGCTTGCTTCTTCCAAAAATCCCCAATAAAAATCATAGCTGGAGTACTGGAGCAAAGGcaaagctctgctccagcactcAGAGCTTGCAATATTGCTTAGGTGTGCTGGAAACCCAAATGGATAAAGCCAGGTGTGTGTAGGGGATATGATCCTCCCAAACTTGAACTGAGCTTGGTAGGCCAGCCGTGTCCAAGGGATTCCTCCTGCTGGCCCACTGACCCTGTTCCCAAATCCCAGGGCTATCGCCAGAAGGATTCCTACATCGCCAGCCAAGGGCCGCTGCAGCACACGATAGAGGACTTCTGGAGGATGATCTGGGAGTGGAAATCCTGCTCCATAGTGATGCTGACAGAGCTGGAGGAGAGAGGCCAGGTAAGCTCCTGGGATCAgggaaacaaataaataaatgaacgGCAGGAGTTTGGAAGGGGATGAcccttaaggtcccttccagcccaaaccagtctgtgattctgggagTTCGTGGAGTCTGTGGGATCCCACCTGGTGCTGGGCAGCTGCCAGGAGATTCTTCTGTCCAAACCCATGGGAAAAACACAGGGTCCTCACCCTGTGGCCTCCTGTGGTGCTCCCTCAGGAGAAGTGTGCCCAGTACTGGCCGTCCGACGGCTCCGTGTCCTACGGAGACATCACGGTGGAGctgaagaaggaggaggagtgtGAGAGCTACACGGTGCGGGACCTGCTGGTGACCAACACCAGGGTAAGAGCCTGGCTGCTCCCCCTGGGGACCTCTGGGTGCTCCTGGGTTTCACTGCCATGAGCCCCTGCTGCTGTTCCCTCAGCTCCATGAGCTCCCCATTGTCCCAGAGGGATTTTATCCCTGtatccctgtcctgctgctcgTTCCTCGACCATCCCCTCtcttctgctgccctcaccaCCAAGCCTCCCACCTGCTCCCCATTCCCCACGCTTCCCCTACTCCTTGCCCTGGGAATGCCAGTCCTCCACAAGCAGCTTTCCTACAGGGATTGTCATCCCAAAGCCCTGAGCCCGTGGGTTCCTTGGTGCAGATGTCTCAGCAGCTGCCTGACCTCGAGCTGTGCCCTCCCCGCAGGAAAACAAGAGCCGACAGATCCGGCAGTTTCACTTCCACGGCTGGCCAGAGGTTGGGATCCCCGGGGATGGGAAGGGGATGATCAACATCATTGCAGCggtgcagaagcagcagcagcagtctgGCAACCACCCCATCACTGTGCACTGCAGGTAAagcctggctggagcagctgggccaCCCCTCCGAGGGGATCTGCTCCACCAGGAGCTTGGGAGATGGTCAGAATCCCAAAGCGTGTCCTGGGTAAACTGGgagaggctggggcagggctggctcctgCAGTTCTCCAGCGCCTCCCACGTGTGGATTGTCCCCTGGGCAAAGCCAACGGGGATTTTCCCTCACCTGGTTTCTCTttcccagtgctggagcaggaagAACGGGCACCTTCTGTGCGCTGAGCACTGTCCTGGAGAGGGTGAAGGCAGAGGCCATCCTCGATGTCTTTCAGACTGTCAAGAGTTTAAGACTACAGAGGCCACACATGGTGCAGACACTGGTAGGTGCCTCCTGCCCCTCCAGATCCTCAGCAAAGATGGGATCAGTGTTGAGCAAAAACCTCTTTGATTCAAGGTTTTTGCTCTCCATGAAAGAGGGAGTGAGGGAAGATGTGGGTtcatcatccctggaagtgtccaaggccaggctggacagggcttggagcaacctgggacagtggaaggtgtccctgcctgtggcagggggttggagcAAGGTCATccttaaggttccttccaacccaaaccattctaggatccatgattctgtgaaggTGGGCCGGGAGATGTCTCCCCTTCCTCTTGTTAAGGCATCAGGTGCCTTTTAAGCACTGACAGAAGTTGTAGGAACCTCCTTGGAGACATCCTCAGCCACAGTCCATGCACTAATGGGCTGAAACACCTGGAAAAGTGTCCTGGAGTGGCTGTGGAACCCTGCACATCGGTAGGGTTGGAGCAGGTGGGGCTGGGTGAGGTCTTGCAAGAGGGGTTTGCTCAGGGTTTTAGAAGAAAAGTCTTTTGGGATCCAAACAGAACCTCGGAGAGCAGAGGAAAATGCAGTTTCTTTCGCTACGAGTAGCCCAGGAAGGCTTTGGGGGTCACAGGGAGGTGGGACCTGCTCTGGACACCTGACCAAGCATGAGGTGCTGTCTCAGGTGCGGATTTTCCTGGTCTGACCCCGTTctctcccacatcccacaggaaCAGTACGAATTCTGCTACAAGGTGGTGCAGGAATACATCGACGCCTTCTCAGACTACGCCAACTTCAAGTGACGAgaaaaacaggaacaaaaaaaaaatccacacccACCCTCCCCAAAACAAATGACAGAAGAGTTGCCTTCTTTAATATTTTGTAATATTCTGTTTGTTAATATACccccccaaacaaaacaaaaaaaactatGTGTATATATCTTAACTGTTTTAGAGGTTGGTACCATAAGCTTCATATTAGCTGGAGATTTTATATGTAGCAAAGTGTTAGTGCAGATACTGTtggctccttttttttccaatgttttATTGGGGAATTAAATAGCGTGATGTTTGGATTAATATTGTCATACCATCTCTCTTCTGGAGAGTTGATACAGGCTGTTATTTTGTttgtaaatcttttttttttttttttttttccttgagggagtaaagcctttttaaaaaaaaaaaaaggaaagaaagatatCCTGGATCTCAtctgaaacaaaacccaacccccCACACACAACCCCCCACCAGCACAAGCTTTTCCAAACCTGCAGGGAAATGGTTTCACATTTTTCTGCTGGtcagctcttaaaaaaaaaaaaaaaaaaaaaaggaggacaaaaaaaaaaaaaaagctcattctgtgtgtgtgtttatatataaataCCCTCATTTTTGTACCAAAAGCTAAAATCTTTCTTCTCTCAGAGTCAGGCCACCATGTACTGCTGGTTTGGACACTGTAATTGCCACACAGCAGCACCCAAATGTTGGGATTTTGACCCCAAAAAAGCAAaccccagaaaaacaaaaggatttTTGCTCCCTGAAGGAGAGGTCTGTGTGTTTGGAGCTGGATTTTAGGGCAGGGATTggccctgtggccctgagctGAGGGTGATCACAGTGGCCCTgccatccccagctgctggaggggaTGTCACATTATTTTTCCTGGCATCCTGAGAGATCACACAATgagggaatggtttggggtggaagggatcTCATAGAATATccaatcccaccccctgccatgtgcagggacaccttccactagcccaggttgctccaagccctgtccagcctggccgtgggcacttccagggatccatgggcagccacagctgctctgggcaccctgtgccagggcctctgcaccctcccagggaaggatttctcccAAATCCCTACTCCAGGCCTGCTCTCTTTCAAGAACCCAAAGTGTCAAGAAATATCCTGAGGACCAGGGGTGCAGCACTtgtatattaggaaaaaaaacccacattaaTAGGGTTGATTTTATTACTTTCTTTCTTATGAAGCAGTGCCTGAGGAAACACCTTCCTTGTTCCTCCTGCAGTCGGGGGCACCATGCCCAGGTTAAGGGGGAGagctccatccccactgcagGCACTGGGAGAACTGGTTTGGAGCAGAGGCTTCACCCCAAGGATTTCTCTGGGCACTGCAGACGGTGATGGGGAGCACAGGGTGGGTGGCAGGGCCCAGGAATATTGACAGGGATGTCCTGAGCTCAGGATATGGGGTTGAAATCTGGGAAATTCTGGGTAAAAGCAGCCCATGAGTCAGAGCATCCAagttttttcagctttttccaTCCAGGCAGGATCCACAGGGGGGTTCAGTGGAGGCACACAGGCAAGGGGACACCCTCAGccacccacaacacccccaaAAGTTGTTTTGCTGCTGCCATCATCCCCACTCCATCACCTGGGACCCCTCAATGAGCCTCAACATCACCCCATTGCTAATAAATCCCAACTCCTAAATTTTGGGTGCTTTGGGGCAAGGCTGTCAGTCACGCTCAGAAATAAATGTGGTGACCCTGAAGAAATGGGGACCCTCCTTGAACAGGAGGGCTTCATTTGTCCCCACAGGTTTTCCACCCAGGAACATGGACCACCCCAACAAATCCCTCCATCCCACTGCCCAGTGGgtgctggctgctccctggTGCATTTAATGagatttccccccttttttccttcattcccaGGATCTCAGGGGGACTTGaggaaattttggggtcccaggagctgccttgAGCTTTTGCCACAGCATCTGCCCTGGCCCCATCCTGCATCCAACTGCAAATATCAGAGAgatgagcagctgctggagataATCCAGGGCCAGATCCTGCCTAAATCCCCTTCCCGAGCTCTGCCACATCCCTTGAGCTGGGAGCTTTGGGCTCCATGGCCATTGCCAGCATCCAGCCCCAGTTTGGGGGTGACAAATTGGAAATGGGGGGAGAAGCGAGGAAatgggggctggggtggggtagggaaactgaggcacggggaATTTGCTCCCCTCCTTTCAACAAGAGCATCCCTGGAGCTACAGAGGGACAATCTGGATccatcccttccccagctgccaggaaatgggaaatgagCCCGTTCTGGggggtccccagccctgggtgaCGGAGGGGTCAGCGGGGCAGAATCCCCAAAAAGGGGTCTCGGGGCGCTGCCCTGCCGTGCCAGGGGGATTTGCGGGGAAGGAGGCACCGGACACTGGCACGGGGAGGCCGACGCCATCAGCGAGGTCACGGTCCCCAGGGGGAACGGTGGCCAGGCCGACGTCACTGTCACCGAGCCCTTCAAATAGCGGTGTCTGCCCGGCCGGCCACCGCCACCACCGGCaccaccggcaccggcaccaccggcaccggcaccggctcGCCCAGGTGAGGCTGCCCCGGCCGCGGCACGGGCTGGGCCCGGGGTGGGGGGTCCTGCTTGCCCCAAATCAGACCCTAATGGGGGGTGGGGAGAGTGTCCATGCTGGATCCAAACCCCAGCAGCACCCCGGGGTGCTGAGCCCCTCCGGCTTCTCCAGCCCCAAAGGGCACCCAGAGGTGCTCATCCCCTCTGGATCTGCAtcccaaactgaccccaaagTGATGCTGGATCATCCCCTCTGGATCTGCATCCCAAACCGACCCCAAAGTGATGCTGGATCATCTCCTCTGGATCTCCATCCCAAACAGACCCCAAAGTGATGCTGGGTCATCCCCTCTGGATCTGcatcccaaacccagcccagcaccaccCAGGGGTGCTCATCCCCTCTGGATCTCCATCCCAAACCGACCCCAAAGTGATGCTGGGTCATCCCCTCTGGATCTGCATCCCAAACCGACCCCAAAGTGATGCTGGATCATCCCCTCTGGATCTGcatcccaaacccagcccagcaccaccCTTGGGTGCTCATCCCCTCTGGATCTGCATCCCAAGTCCACCCCAAAGTGATGCTGGATCATCCCCTCTGGATCTgcatcccaaacccaccccagcaCCACCCTTGGGTGCTCATCCCCTCTGGatctccatcccaaacccagcccagcaccaccCAGGGGTGCTCATCCCCCCTGGatctccatcccaaacccaccccagcaCCACCCAGGGGTGCTCATCCCCCCTGGatctccatcccaaacccaccccagcaCCACCCAGGGGTGCTCATCCCCCCTGGatctccatcccaaacccaccccagcaCCACCCAGGTGTGCTCATCCCCTCTGGatctccatcccaaacccaccccagcaCCACCCTTGGGTGCTCATCCCCCCTGGatttccatcccaaacccaccccagcaCCACCCTTGGGTGCTCATCCCCTCCGGATCTCCATCCCCCCACTCAACCCTGGGGCTCTGCTGGACCCAAACCACCCCAGGCAGCACCCAGGGGTGCTCAACcctcccgcagccccccgggggtgtccccggaGCGGATGCCGGTGGGACAGGGCCGCCCgtgtccccgcagccccccggccATGGCACCCCGCGggtcgctgctgctgctggcgctgctgctgctgagctgcgCCCTGCCCCGCGGCCGCGGCCAGCACTGGTCCCACGGCTGGTACCCGGGGGGCAAGCGGGACCTGCGGACCCCCACCAAGCTCCAGGTAGGGTGTCCCCCGCGGGTCACCCCCTCCAGGTCATTCCCTTCCCTCCCGGGGTCATTCCCCGCCCCGGCTCTGTCCCCCTGCCCAGGGTTTGtgtccccccccacccccgacCCTGGGGTTATAATCGCTCTGGATTATCCCCGCCCCAAATTATCCTCCCTGGATTATAACCCCCTCGCAATCATCTCCCCGGCCCTCGATTAGCTCCCGGCCGAATTCTTGGATTTATCCCTGCCCCAGGTTAAACCCCACTCCGGGTTTATCACCCCCAGGGGCTATAATCCCCCCAGGTTATCCCCCTCCCTGAATTATCCGGGTTTATCACCCCCAGGGGCTATAATCCCCCCAGGTTATCCCCCTCCCTGAATTATCCGGGTTTATCATCCCCAGGGGCTATAATCCCCCCAGGTTTTCCCCCTCCCTGAATTATCCGGGTTTATCACCCCCAGGGGCTATAATCCCCCCCAGGTTATCCCCCTCCCTGAATTATCCGGGTTTATCACCCCCATGGGCTATAATCCCCCCCAGGTTATCCCCCTCTCTGAATTATCCGGGTTTATCACCCCCATGGGCTATAATCCCCCCCAGGTTTTCCCCCTCCCTGA from Anomalospiza imberbis isolate Cuckoo-Finch-1a 21T00152 chromosome 4, ASM3175350v1, whole genome shotgun sequence includes:
- the LOC137473230 gene encoding progonadoliberin-2, producing MPVGQGRPCPRSPPAMAPRGSLLLLALLLLSCALPRGRGQHWSHGWYPGGKRDLRTPTKLQVPSPLGRCRPLPCPLRREEPLPPPAPRP